CTGAATCCCTGATTGTGCAGCAATTTTTACATTATCGGCAATATGCAGATGACCAATAATACCAACCTGACCGCCAATCATACAGTTCTTGCCAATTTTTGTTGAGCCGGCAATGCCTGCCTGTGAAACAATAACAGTGTTCTCGCCTATTTCAACATTATGTGCTATTTGTATAAGGTTATCAAGTTTTGCTCCTTTGCGAATAATTGTTGAACCCATCGTTGCGCGATCTATTGTAGTATTAGCTCCTATTTCAACATCATCTTCAATAATTACATTTCCTATCTGAGTAACTTTTATATAATTATTCCCTGCCTTTTCCTGTGCGAAGCCAAACCCATCACCTCCAATTACCACACCTGAATGGACAGTGCAATTTTTACCAATATGAATATCGGTATATATTTTCACGCCGGCATAAATTAATGTATTTTCATTAACCTGCGAGTTATCACCAATGTATGTTTGCGGATAAATTTTTACATTATCACCTATCAAAACATTTTCACCAATAACAGCGAATTCACCTATATATACATTTTTTCCAATCTTTGCTGTTTCAGAAATAAATGCATGTTTCGAAATACCGGCTTTATTTAATTTGATTTGATTATATATTTCAAGAAGTTTAGCAAATGCCTGGTATGCATCTTCAACACGAATAAGTGTGGAAGATATTTTTTGTTCAGGAATAAAATCCTTATTTACAATTACAATAGAAGCTTTAGTGTTATAAATATATTGAGTATATTTCGGATTAGCCAGAAAACTTAACGAACCCTCGCTCCCTTCTTCTATCTTTGACAGCCTGCTGACTTCAGCATTCTCATTGCCCTCTACATTACCATTCAGCAATTCGGCAATATGTTTTGCAGAAAATTTCATATCGTTTTTTTACGAAAAGCTGTGCAATTTAGCAATTTTTCAGCAAACTGAGATAAAAAATAATCTAACAATTATCAACAGTTTTTCAAGATAAACTTAGGATAACAAAGATAATATTTTGTAACTGTTTTTGAAATCGAAGATATACTCATTTGATCAGAAGCCTCTGCAATATCAAGAGTTGAACCATCTTTTAACAGAATATTGATTTTATCGTTTTGAAAACTGTACGCATTATTTTCCACCTTACCTGAAAAAGCAAAATATTCAGCATCCTGGTTTTCACATTTCAATTGTTTAGCAACTTTCAACCTTATTTCTTTTATTTGTTTTTCGGGAAATAATTTATTCTGCATTTCAATATGGAATAAATGCCTGTTCACCAGATTGTCGCATAACGAAGAAAGAACAAAATCAGGATGATTGCACCAAACTTTCACTGAAGCATAAATATCAAAATCATCAAGCTGTGCAAAAGTGTCGAGTAATCCTGATTTTTTTTCAAAATCAGTTAGCGAATATTTATTATAAAGAAATTCCTTAAGAGCTGGTGTACAAAATAACTCAACGCCTTTATCAGCAAGACTTCTGGCACGCTGTAGAATTTTAACCAATAAAAATTCAGCAGCAAGAACAGTTTTATGTAAATATACCTGCCAATACATAAGTCGCCTTGCAATTATAAATTTTTCAATAGAATAAATCCCCTTAGCTTCAACAACTAGTTTGTCATTTACTACATTCATCATTTTAATTATACGCTCAGTACTAATAACTCCTTCTGAAACTCCGGTAAAAAAACTATCGCGTTTCAAATAGTCAAGCCTATCCACGTCAAGCTGTCCCGATAAAAGCTGGTGAAGGAATTTCTTTTTATAATTATTATTAAATATATCAATGGCCAATTTTAATTTCCCATGAAAATATTTATTTAATCGATCCATGAATAACTTTGAAAGCTGCTCATGAGAATGATTGTAAACAATACAATTTTCCAATGTATGTGAAAAAGGCCCATGCCCGATATCGTGAAGCAAAATTGCAATTTTGGCAGCCTGTGCTTCTTTTTCAGAAATTTCCTGACCTTTCGTTCTTAGCACTTCAATAGCTTCACCCATAAGAAACATAGCGCCCATAGCATGATGAAAACGTGTATGCAGTGCACCGGGATATACCATATGCGTTAAACCGAGTTGTTTTATCCTACGCAAACGCTGAAAATACGGGTGTTCTATTAAATCAAACAGTAATTCATCATTTACTGATATAAACCCATATACCGGGTCATTAAAAATTTTTCGTTTGTTTAACTGTATTCTTTCCACTTATTTTGTTATTTTGCAATAATATTAATAATGATTTTCAATATTACAACTTTTTACAATATTATTTCATATTCTGAGTTATAACTTATCATTATAAATTTATTTAAAATGGAAAAAATCACCATACTCTGGGCCGACGATGAAATTGAACTTTTAAAACCACATATTATTTTCCTTGAAGAAAAAGGTTATGAAGTTGTTACAACCAATAGCGGAAATGAAGCTATAGAATTGGCAAAGCGACAAACTTTTGAAATTATTTTTCTTGATGAAAATATGCCGGGGCTTTCAGGAATTGAAACCTTGATTCAGCTGAAAAATCTTTCACCGGCAACTCCTGTGGTAATGATAACCAAAAGCGAAGAAGAAAGTATAATGAATGATGCTATTGGTTCCAATATTGCCGACTACCTGATAAAACCGGTAAATCCAAACCAGATATTACTTTGCATAAAAAAAATTCTCGATCAGAAACGGCTGGTCAGTGAAAAAACAACATCAACCTATCAGCAGGAATTCCGCAATATATGGGCAACTCTAATGGATAAGCTTGATCATCATCAATGGACCGATGTTTACAAAAAAATAGCACAATGGGATCTGAGGCTTGAAAAATCCGACGACCAGGGAATGAATGAAGTTTTAAAATCACAACTCACCGAAGCCAATTCATTATTCTCAAAATATATTGAATCGAATTATATTCCTTGGCTAAATGGAGTGGCAAAAGATAAACCTATTTTTTCTCACACATTATTACGCGAAAAATTATTTCCTATTCTTACCGGCTCTACTCCGGTGTTCCTTATTGTTATTGACAACCTGCGATACGACCAATGGAAGGTATTGCAACCTATATTTGAAAATTATTTCAGGGTAGTTGAGGACGAACTTTATTTCTCCATTTTACCAACGGCTACACATTATTCAAGGAATGCACTTTTTGCAGGATTGCTACCTACTGAAATAGAAAAAATTTATCCAACACTTTGGCTAAACGAAGAAGATGAAGGAACAAAAAATCAACACGAGGAAGAATTGTTTGCCATGCTATTAAAGCGATTTGGAAAAGATATTAAATTTTCTTACAGCAAAGTTTTAAACTTATCGTTCGGGAAAAAGCTCGTAGAAACCCTGCCCAACATGATGTCGAATAAGCTGAATGTAATTGTATATAATTTTGTCGACATGCTTTCACATGCACGTACTGAAATGGAAGTGATTCAAGAATTAGCCAATGACGAAGCAGCATACCGTTCATTAACATTATCGTGGTTTGAACATTCACCACTGTTAGATATTATTAAATTTGTTGCCGAGAAAAAAGCTCATTTAATGATAACAACTGATCACGGCTCAATACGCGTTCAAAATCCTACAAAGGTTGTTGGAGATAAAAACACCAATACTAATCTTCGATACAAACTCGGTAAGTCGCTTCAGTATGAGAAGAAAGATGTATTCGAAATAAAAAATCCCCAGGATGCTTTTCTTCCGCGTGTTAATGTGAGTACTTCTTATGTTTTTGCGAAAGAAAATAAATTCTTTGCATACCCCAATAACTATAACTATTATGTAAGTTATTACCGTAACACATTTCAACATGGAGGAATTTCCATGGAAGAAATGATGATTCCTTATGTTGTTCTTTCACCAAAATAATGTTTATGGAAATTATTTGTGTTCATATTTCTGATTTGCCTGGTATTGCCGAGAAGCTTATAAAAAAGCATCCTCAATCAAGAATATTTGCATTTTTCGGGAAAATGGGAGTTGGGAAAACCACATTCATAAAAGAATTATGCAAAGCTCTCAAAGTGAAAGATATTACTAATAGTCCGTCTTTCGGAATTATCAATGAGTATTTCACAGAAACTAATGATCCTGTTTATCATTTCGATTTTTACAGAATAAAAAACTCAACAGAATTCTTTGATATAGGATGTGAAGAATACTTATACAGCGGACATTACTGTTTTATTGAATGGCCTGAAAAAATCATTGATTTACTCCCCGAAAACAGTATTATTATCCATATTGAAGAATCAAATGGAAAAAGAATATTTCGATTTTAATTTTTTTTCAAAAAAAATCTATAACTTTAATGGCTAAAAATAAATTTATGCCGGAAATAAAACCTGAATTTTATTCACTTGGGCAGGCAGGCAATTTAATGCCTCAGGAAGAAATGCTCGAAATAAAAAAGCATAAAAAAAGTATTACAATCGGGGTTCCAAAAGAAACATCATTCCAGGAAAACAGGGTCGCTCTGGCTCCTGTAGCCGTAGGCTTATTGACACAGAACGGACACCAGGTAATGATTGAAACCAATGCCGGAATCTCAGCGCATTTCACCGACAATGATTTCAGTGAACAAGGTGGGAAAATAGTATACTCACCTGAAGAGGTTTTTAAAGCTGATCTGATTCTCAAAGTTGCACCTCCATCGGAAGCAGAGATTGAAATGCTGAAACCCCGTCAAACACTGATTTCAGCAGTACATATTTCAATTCAGAATAAAAATTATTTTAAAAAACTTATTGCAAAAAAAATTACAGCTCTCGGATATGAAATGATCAAAGATAAAACCGGTTCATTTCCGGTTGTACAAGCAATGAGCGAAATAGCAGGAAACACATCCGTGTTAATTGCCGCCGAATATCTATGCCATCCACAATATGGGAAAGGTAGTATGCTTGGAGGTTTTTCAGGTATTACGCCAACAGAGGTAGTTATTATTGGTGCTGGTACTGTTGGCGAGTTTGCAGCCCGTGCAGCAATGGGACTAGGAGCATTAGTTAAAGTATTCGATAATTCTCTTTACAAACTACGCCGATTGCAAAATGATTTGAACACACGTATATTTACATCAATCATACAACCAAAGGTTCTTTTAAAATCGCTCAAAACTGCTGATGTTGTAATAGGCGCCTTACATAATTCAGATGGCCGTTCACCAATTGTGGTAACCGAACAGATGGTTACCGAAATGAAAAAGGGCTCGGTAATCATTGATGTAAGTATCGACCAGGGCGGCTGTGTTGAAACATCATATGTAACCAATCATACCGAACCTGTTTTTCAAAAGTTTGGAGTTACACATTATTGCGTTCCAAACATTCCATCAAAAGTCCCACATACTGCATCATATGCTTTAAGTAATTTCTTCGCTCCAATACTATTACGTTTGGGCGAAGAAGGTGGTATTGATAATTTATTTAAAAATGATTATGGCATTCGGCAAGGAGGTTATTTATATAATGGAATACTTACAAATAAATATATTGGAGAACATTTCAACCTACCTTACCAGGATATTGAATTATTAATGGCCGCGTTTCAAAGGTAAAACCCAGCAAATGCAATAATATAAGTAATACTAATTTTTGATTCAGAATATTCTTTAAACTAATACGAATATTCAATAGGCTTAACCTTATCCTTCATGATGGTAAGGTTCATTTTTGATTATTGTGAAAGCCCTGTATAATTGCTCCATAAACAATAATCTTACAATCTGATGCGAAAATGTAAGCTTAGATAAAGATAATTTCATATTTGCCCTTTTATACATTTCCTGTGAAAAACCGTATGACCCTCCTATTAAAAAAACAAGACATTTAACACTGCTGTTCATTCGTTGCTGAATAAAAGAAGCCAATTCAATTGAACGATACTCCTTCCCAAGTTCGTCAAGCAAAACAATATAATCACTGTCACCAATATTTTTCATTTGAAAAGTCGATTCCTGTTCCTTAATTTGTGTCGGAGCCAATTTTACCGACCCTTTAGCCGAGGGCAAAACATACACTTCAAATGGAATATAATGCTTTATTCTTTTTTCATAAAGAGAAAATCCTTCAATTATATATTTCTCTTCTGTTTTTCCTGTAAGTACCAGTTTTATCTTCATAAAATAATCAATACCCAAAAATAAAAAAATTAACTATTACATTTTTATTATTTGTTTTTTATATTTGCATCGAACATGGTATACTTGGCTCAAAATTTGAGTTTTAAGTGTGCCTTATAAAAAACAGTAAAATGAAGAAAGCATTCATTATAATACTGACCCTTTCTATTACTACTTCTATTCTTGCTTCAATAACCATATATAAGCAAGATGATATAATTACTGTTATAGCTGATGCAATAAAAAAAGGAAATTCAACTGATGTGGCAAAATATTTTAATACTACAATTGACCTTGCCATTCCTAATAATGAAGGCACTTTTAGTAAAACACAAGCAGAACTTATTCTTAAAGATTTTTTTACAAAGAATCCCCCAAAAACATTTACAGTTAATCACAATGGCTCATCAAACGATGGCTCACTTTATGCAATTGGCACTTATACCGCCGATTCCGGTTCATACCGTACATATTTCTTATTAAAAAAATCAGGTACAAATTACCTGATACAAAAACTGGAATTTGAATCTGAATAAATATATTGTCATGAATATTGATGAAATAATCAGGCATGCTCTTGCTGAAGATATTGGTAATGGCGACCATACTTCGCTTTCGTGTATCCCGAAAAACGCTAAAGGTAAAGCACGCCTTTTAATTAAAGACTCAGGAATACTTGCAGGTGTTGATATTGCACAAAAAGTTTTTAATAAAGTCGACTCTGATCTTAAAGTTAATATTTTTCTAAAAGATAGAAGTAAAATAAAAAAAGGTGATATCGCTTTTACGGTTGAAGGTTCTTCTATCTCAATCCTATCAGCAGAAAGATTGGTTCTTAATTTCATGCAACGTATGAGTGGTATTGCCTCTGCTACTCATGAATTGGTTGAATTAATTAAAGGGACTAAAGCAAAAATTCTCGATACAAGAAAAACTACTCCATTACTTCGTGAAATTGAAAAAATGGCTGTGCGCATTGGAGGTGGTTATAATCACAGGATGGGTTTGTATGATATGATTATGATTAAAGATAATCACATTGATTTTGCTGGAGGCATTGAACCAGCAATAAATTCGACATTGCAGTATTTGAAAACAAATAAATTGAATTTAAAAATTGAAATTGAAGCTCGTAATATTGACAATGTAAAAGAAATTATCGCAATTGGAAATATTCATCGGATTATGCTTGATAATTTTTCTCCTATTTTAATAAAAGAAGCTGTGAAATTGATTGACAATAAATTTGAAACTGAAGCGTCTGGTGGAATTACAAAAGAAAATATCAAAGCATACGCTGAAAGCGGAGTTGATTTTATTTCAGTCGGAGCAATAACACATCATATCAAAAGCCTTGATATGAGCCTTAAAGCTTTTTAACAAAACCTTGTTTTATAAATGAATTGGGATAAAATTTCATATATTCTTTTTCGCAATAGTGTTGTAATTCGCTTTTTAAAATCGACAAAACGAATAGTGATTCCCGGCTTTGATCATATGCCTTTATATGATGTTGCCAGTTTTTTTTTCAAAGGAATATGGAAAGGAGCTATTACAACACGAGCATCAGCGCTTTCATTTACTTTTTTTCTGGCTTTGTTTCCTACAATTATTTTTTTCTTCACATTAATACCCTATATACCCATAGAAGGATTTCAAGATACTTTGCTTGCTCTTTTCAAAAGTATTTTACCAAAAGATACTTATTCCGCAGCCATTGGAACACTTGAAGATATTATTAAAATTGAACATGGAAATTTATTATCAATAGGTATTTTAGCTTCGCTTTATTTTTCGACTAATGGAGTTAGCGCAATAATGCTTGCTTTTAATAATTCTATTCATGTTAATGAAACGCGCTCCTATATTAAACAAAAAATTATAGCTTTATTACTAGTGCTTATTCTTTCTACACTTATCATAATTGCGATAACACTTATTATTACAGGTTCATGGTTTCTTAAATATTTGTTGAATAATCATTATATCGAATCAGAATTTACATTTTATGCTTTAACTATCATTAAATGGATAATTGTTTGTTCTCTTTTCTTTTTTATTGTTTCATTTTTGTATTACCTGGCACCAGCTAAAAGAGAACGATTTCGTTTTATTTCTGCAGGTTCAACATTAGCAACTCTTCTTTTTATTCTATCTTCAGTAGGCTTTAATTTCTATATTTCAAATTTCTCACAATACAATAAGCTATACGGATCTATCGGAACATTAATTATTATTTTAATGTGGATATATATTATTTCTATTGTGCTTCTGATAGGATTTGAGCTGAATGCAAGTATTAAAAATGCAGGAAAATTATCAAA
This window of the Bacteroidales bacterium genome carries:
- a CDS encoding YihY/virulence factor BrkB family protein, whose amino-acid sequence is MNWDKISYILFRNSVVIRFLKSTKRIVIPGFDHMPLYDVASFFFKGIWKGAITTRASALSFTFFLALFPTIIFFFTLIPYIPIEGFQDTLLALFKSILPKDTYSAAIGTLEDIIKIEHGNLLSIGILASLYFSTNGVSAIMLAFNNSIHVNETRSYIKQKIIALLLVLILSTLIIIAITLIITGSWFLKYLLNNHYIESEFTFYALTIIKWIIVCSLFFFIVSFLYYLAPAKRERFRFISAGSTLATLLFILSSVGFNFYISNFSQYNKLYGSIGTLIIILMWIYIISIVLLIGFELNASIKNAGKLSKKA
- a CDS encoding alanine dehydrogenase, coding for MPEIKPEFYSLGQAGNLMPQEEMLEIKKHKKSITIGVPKETSFQENRVALAPVAVGLLTQNGHQVMIETNAGISAHFTDNDFSEQGGKIVYSPEEVFKADLILKVAPPSEAEIEMLKPRQTLISAVHISIQNKNYFKKLIAKKITALGYEMIKDKTGSFPVVQAMSEIAGNTSVLIAAEYLCHPQYGKGSMLGGFSGITPTEVVIIGAGTVGEFAARAAMGLGALVKVFDNSLYKLRRLQNDLNTRIFTSIIQPKVLLKSLKTADVVIGALHNSDGRSPIVVTEQMVTEMKKGSVIIDVSIDQGGCVETSYVTNHTEPVFQKFGVTHYCVPNIPSKVPHTASYALSNFFAPILLRLGEEGGIDNLFKNDYGIRQGGYLYNGILTNKYIGEHFNLPYQDIELLMAAFQR
- the nadC gene encoding carboxylating nicotinate-nucleotide diphosphorylase, with protein sequence MNKYIVMNIDEIIRHALAEDIGNGDHTSLSCIPKNAKGKARLLIKDSGILAGVDIAQKVFNKVDSDLKVNIFLKDRSKIKKGDIAFTVEGSSISILSAERLVLNFMQRMSGIASATHELVELIKGTKAKILDTRKTTPLLREIEKMAVRIGGGYNHRMGLYDMIMIKDNHIDFAGGIEPAINSTLQYLKTNKLNLKIEIEARNIDNVKEIIAIGNIHRIMLDNFSPILIKEAVKLIDNKFETEASGGITKENIKAYAESGVDFISVGAITHHIKSLDMSLKAF
- a CDS encoding HD domain-containing protein is translated as MQLNKRKIFNDPVYGFISVNDELLFDLIEHPYFQRLRRIKQLGLTHMVYPGALHTRFHHAMGAMFLMGEAIEVLRTKGQEISEKEAQAAKIAILLHDIGHGPFSHTLENCIVYNHSHEQLSKLFMDRLNKYFHGKLKLAIDIFNNNYKKKFLHQLLSGQLDVDRLDYLKRDSFFTGVSEGVISTERIIKMMNVVNDKLVVEAKGIYSIEKFIIARRLMYWQVYLHKTVLAAEFLLVKILQRARSLADKGVELFCTPALKEFLYNKYSLTDFEKKSGLLDTFAQLDDFDIYASVKVWCNHPDFVLSSLCDNLVNRHLFHIEMQNKLFPEKQIKEIRLKVAKQLKCENQDAEYFAFSGKVENNAYSFQNDKINILLKDGSTLDIAEASDQMSISSISKTVTKYYLCYPKFILKNC
- a CDS encoding bifunctional response regulator/alkaline phosphatase family protein is translated as MEKITILWADDEIELLKPHIIFLEEKGYEVVTTNSGNEAIELAKRQTFEIIFLDENMPGLSGIETLIQLKNLSPATPVVMITKSEEESIMNDAIGSNIADYLIKPVNPNQILLCIKKILDQKRLVSEKTTSTYQQEFRNIWATLMDKLDHHQWTDVYKKIAQWDLRLEKSDDQGMNEVLKSQLTEANSLFSKYIESNYIPWLNGVAKDKPIFSHTLLREKLFPILTGSTPVFLIVIDNLRYDQWKVLQPIFENYFRVVEDELYFSILPTATHYSRNALFAGLLPTEIEKIYPTLWLNEEDEGTKNQHEEELFAMLLKRFGKDIKFSYSKVLNLSFGKKLVETLPNMMSNKLNVIVYNFVDMLSHARTEMEVIQELANDEAAYRSLTLSWFEHSPLLDIIKFVAEKKAHLMITTDHGSIRVQNPTKVVGDKNTNTNLRYKLGKSLQYEKKDVFEIKNPQDAFLPRVNVSTSYVFAKENKFFAYPNNYNYYVSYYRNTFQHGGISMEEMMIPYVVLSPK
- a CDS encoding DUF4783 domain-containing protein, coding for MKKAFIIILTLSITTSILASITIYKQDDIITVIADAIKKGNSTDVAKYFNTTIDLAIPNNEGTFSKTQAELILKDFFTKNPPKTFTVNHNGSSNDGSLYAIGTYTADSGSYRTYFLLKKSGTNYLIQKLEFESE
- the rlmH gene encoding 23S rRNA (pseudouridine(1915)-N(3))-methyltransferase RlmH; this translates as MKIKLVLTGKTEEKYIIEGFSLYEKRIKHYIPFEVYVLPSAKGSVKLAPTQIKEQESTFQMKNIGDSDYIVLLDELGKEYRSIELASFIQQRMNSSVKCLVFLIGGSYGFSQEMYKRANMKLSLSKLTFSHQIVRLLFMEQLYRAFTIIKNEPYHHEG
- the tsaE gene encoding tRNA (adenosine(37)-N6)-threonylcarbamoyltransferase complex ATPase subunit type 1 TsaE; the protein is MEIICVHISDLPGIAEKLIKKHPQSRIFAFFGKMGVGKTTFIKELCKALKVKDITNSPSFGIINEYFTETNDPVYHFDFYRIKNSTEFFDIGCEEYLYSGHYCFIEWPEKIIDLLPENSIIIHIEESNGKRIFRF
- the lpxD gene encoding UDP-3-O-(3-hydroxymyristoyl)glucosamine N-acyltransferase, whose amino-acid sequence is MKFSAKHIAELLNGNVEGNENAEVSRLSKIEEGSEGSLSFLANPKYTQYIYNTKASIVIVNKDFIPEQKISSTLIRVEDAYQAFAKLLEIYNQIKLNKAGISKHAFISETAKIGKNVYIGEFAVIGENVLIGDNVKIYPQTYIGDNSQVNENTLIYAGVKIYTDIHIGKNCTVHSGVVIGGDGFGFAQEKAGNNYIKVTQIGNVIIEDDVEIGANTTIDRATMGSTIIRKGAKLDNLIQIAHNVEIGENTVIVSQAGIAGSTKIGKNCMIGGQVGIIGHLHIADNVKIAAQSGIQKNINDEGAIIQGSPAFNVHDYQKSYVLYKKLPSLYKRLDELEQKLKESK